The Apium graveolens cultivar Ventura chromosome 6, ASM990537v1, whole genome shotgun sequence genome contains a region encoding:
- the LOC141664796 gene encoding uncharacterized protein LOC141664796, whose product MGTPARLTYQEMLNPLFLHPSDNATSIQVEKLQGSAEYRSWSRSMEIHLASKRKLGFVTGTVQKPTDDDNKAEMWETCNHMVIAWLTSNVSSTIRQSIMYMSTASDIWKNLEKRFALTNGSRKYKISKDLYEIKQNSLTVNEYYTSMRSLWEELNAMNQLPTVNNPSAEEEAQRELLQNSRNSTELMAMYSKTMEVKDRTVICSACKLRGHTNDKCWTVIGYP is encoded by the exons ATGGGCACTCCAGCTCGCTTAACGTATCAAGAAATGTTGAACCCTCTCTTCCTACATCCCTCCGACAATGCAACGTCTATTCAAGTGGAAAAGCTGCAAGGCTCAGCTGAATATAGGTCTTGGTCCAGATCCATGGAAATTCATTTAGCCTCAAAAAGGAAACTGGGTTTTGTAACTGGTACAGTACAGAAACCGACCGATGACGACAACAAGGCAGAAATGTGGGAGACCTGCAATCATATGGTAATCGCTTGGCTCACCTCTAATGTGTCTTCTACTATACGTCAATCTATAATGTATATGTCAACTGCTTCTGATATTTGGAAAAATCTAGAAAAACGATTTGCTTTAACAAATGGTTCTAGAAAATACAAGATTAGTAAAGATCTGTATGAAATCAAACAAAATTCATTGACTGTTAATGAGTACTATACCTCTATGAGGTCTCTATGGGAAGAACTGAATGCAATGAACCAGCTTCCTACTGTTAACAACCCATCTGCAGAA GAAGAAGCACAAAGGGAATTGTTACAGAACTCTAGAAATAGCACTGAATTGATGGCAATGTATAGTAAAACTATGGAGGTCAAAGACAGAACCGTGATCTGTAGTGCTTGTAAATTAAGGGGCCACACAAATGACAAGTGTTGGACTGTCATTGGCTATCCTTGA
- the LOC141664798 gene encoding uncharacterized protein LOC141664798 encodes MFLGADKVKAARAQTLKSEFEALCMKDNEPLDEFYLKLNSLVTNIRVLGEKVEEVYVVKYLFRAIPSKFLQIASVIEQFGNLEEMLVEEVVGSLKAREERLRGLTETNPGQLLLTEEEWRKKENNEGQLLLT; translated from the coding sequence ATGTTTCTGGGAGCTGATAAGGTGAAAGCTGCAAGAGCACAGACCCTTAAGAGCGAGTTCGAGGCTTTATGCATGAAAGACAATGAGCCCCTGGATGAGTTCTATTTGAAACTAAATAGTCTGGTTACCAACATCAGAGTTCTTGGGGAGAAAGTTGAAGAGGTGTATGTGGTTAAATATTTATTCAGAGCTATTCCTTCCAAGTTTCTACAAATTGCATCAGTCATTGAGCAATTTGGAAACTTGGAAGAGATGTTGGTAGAAGAAGTTGTCGGCTCCTTGAAGGCCCGCGAAGAACGATTGAGAGGGCTAACTGAAACAAACCCGGGGCAGCTGCTACTGACAGAAGAGGAGTGGAGAAAAAAGGAAAATAATGAGGGGCAACTTTTGCTGACTTGA
- the LOC141667038 gene encoding uncharacterized protein LOC141667038, giving the protein MNSSGSTMKWGRKKIRSGQKPKISKHKRMRRRMCDTTSSYGDYKDVCICIRLEFEDHEDGPDHAKWLRVKIPAILLHKRGRLEYASPTSPLDIPNLVDYSDTDEEDDGCGEFMLPNQNKFCCLLDPINGPFDFPSLRNNFIYTPWIRCSPVGSVMYALGADPAEVVSYKDILSQASGQVCPPNPYVTTEAVTGGRASVKPPFRNPSFTTSNHASHRLHFCDFSKPKPKWEISPAPLISPRIWPKLVSMNGKIYAFGGNLLTDDQSPYAEVFDPDLGYWSPLPNPPFGKLADYELLVFPLHESSSILLIGYVSHVVYTFSTSSWYWSPFRACTRLCQLLHFRGWITYLHPVISDDTLYWIDQLGRLCAYILKGNGSYYVGPISVFKGEEEHSFINKVLKDRDSYPLALLPISPNLLGLLWCDIHFVACLRSASTLHITILHVSLHKEIDLEHTDSNSDIGTDKNPVLSLTASAVACLCFPLLREVTSVMGAYLIDDDKESWQLMSSCSSYRTVDTHARY; this is encoded by the exons ATGAATAGCAGCGGTAGTACGATGAAATGGGGGAGAAAGAAAATAAGATCGGGGCAGAAACCGAAGATATCGAAACACAAGAGGATGAGGAGGAGGATGTGTGATACGACGTCGTCGTATGGAGATTACAAGGATGTTTGTATCTGTATTCGTTTGGAGTTTGAGGACCACGAAGACGGTCCTGATCATGCGAAGTGGTTGAGGGTGAAGATCCCAGCCATCCTTTTGCATAAACGTGGACGATTAGAATATGCTTCTCCTACTTCCCCTCTTGATATACCAAACTTAGTCGATTATTCCGATACTGATGAGGAGGATGATGGGTGCGGCGAGTTTATGCTTCCGAATCAGAATAAGTTTTGCTGCTTACTTGATCCAATAAATGGCCCTTTTGATTTCCCATCCCTTCGGAATAATTTTATTTACACTCCTTGGATCCGTTGTTCCCCTGTAGGTTCGGTCATGTACGCCCTTGGTGCCGACCCAGCTGAAGTCGTTTCGTATAAGGATATTCTATCTCAGGCTTCCGGTCAAGTCTGTCCACCCAATCCATATGTTACCACCGAAGCTGTCACGG GTGGGCGTGCCAGTGTCAAACCTCCCTTCCGCAACCCTAGCTTCACTACTAGCAATCACGCATCTCATCGCCTACACTTCTGTGATTTCAGCAAGCCAAAACCCAAGTGGGAGATCAGTCCTGCACCACTCATCTCTCCTCGCATTTGGCCCAAACTGGTTTCAATGAATGGTAAGATTTATGCTTTCGGAGGTAATCTTCTTACCGACGACCAATCTCCCTATGCTGAGGTATTTGACCCCGACCTTGGATATTGGTCCCCACTTCCAAACCCCCCCTTTGGAAAGTTAGCTGATTACGAACTCCTTGTGTTTCCCCTTCATGAATCCTCCTCTATTTTGCTGATTGGATATGTATCACATGTCGTCTATACTTTCAGTACATCCTCATGGTATTGGTCTCCATTCCGTGCCTGTACACGTTTGTGCCAGCTCCTTCACTTCCGAGGGTGGATCACATATCTTCATCCCGTCATCTCTGATGACACTCTCTACTGGATTGACCAACTTGGGAGACTTTGTGCCTATATTTTGAAGGGTAACGGTAGCTATTATGTAGGACCCATTAGTGTCTTCAAAGGAGAAGAAGAGCATAGTTTCATCAACAAAGTTTTGAAGGATAGAGATTCCTATCCTCTGGCGTTGCTTCCTATATCCCCAAACCTCTTGGGCCTGTTATGGTGCGACATTCATTTTGTTGCCTGCCTTCGTTCTGCTTCTACCTTGCATATCACCATCTTGCATGTTTCTCTTCATAAAGAGATAGATTTGGAGCATACGGATTCCAATTCTGATATCGGTACAGATAAAAATCCAGTGCTCTCTTTGACTGCTTCTGCCGTAGCGTGTCTCTGCTTTCCACTTCTCAGAGAGGTTACCAGTGTAATGGGTGCATACTTGAT CGATGACGACAAAGAGAGTTGGCAGTTAATGAGCTCGTGCTCCTCGTATCGTACCGTAGACACTCATGCTAGATATTAG